Proteins from a genomic interval of Alteromonas macleodii ATCC 27126:
- a CDS encoding tryptophan halogenase family protein yields MNKLPQEIVIVGGGTAGWMTACYLARTAELMANNSSVPAPAPKITLLESAVISTVGVGEGSTPYLRHFFEFLEINESDWMLKCSATYKMGISFERWTTTAESKTTRPAFTDSDSYFHPFFSSLDIPTADMYFNAVNEYRKGASHDINPSHYFTAAHMVEKGITPDAICSSANIDYAYHFDAGLLGDFLKEYALNKGVSHQIGTVANVECHEHTITALKLDDGNTLSADFFIDCSGFRGLLGKQALSRRFTSYADTLFNDAAVAIASDATASPETALQTRSIALSHGWQWHIPLTSRTGNGYVYSSQFCTEAQAEEELRLALEPDQSHQQARHLKMTVGRLEEHWKGNCLCIGLSQGFIEPLEATALMLVQYALHHFIDCWQSNNPRREVRYNSEINRMFDGIRDYIAAHYYLNTRDDSAYWVACREDLKVPDTLSYLLNAWDKGASFEHALNEVDNKLVYLRPSWYCIFAGMKRFSNNTTPLAQPNTLALRTMRQSVEGAHRVRQP; encoded by the coding sequence ATGAACAAATTACCTCAAGAAATCGTGATTGTGGGTGGCGGAACAGCAGGCTGGATGACGGCGTGCTACTTGGCAAGAACCGCTGAGTTGATGGCCAATAACAGTAGTGTACCTGCCCCCGCCCCTAAAATAACGCTTCTTGAATCTGCGGTTATCAGCACCGTTGGCGTAGGCGAAGGTTCAACGCCTTATCTGCGCCACTTTTTTGAGTTTCTCGAAATAAATGAAAGTGATTGGATGCTGAAGTGCAGCGCCACGTATAAGATGGGCATTAGCTTTGAGCGTTGGACAACAACGGCTGAATCAAAAACAACGCGCCCCGCTTTCACCGATTCAGACAGCTATTTTCACCCGTTCTTCTCTTCTTTAGATATTCCCACCGCGGATATGTACTTCAATGCGGTAAATGAATACAGAAAAGGCGCTTCGCACGACATTAACCCGTCGCACTACTTTACTGCTGCGCACATGGTAGAAAAAGGCATTACGCCCGACGCCATTTGTAGTTCTGCGAATATTGATTATGCCTATCATTTTGATGCAGGGCTGTTAGGTGACTTCTTAAAAGAATACGCGCTAAATAAAGGGGTGTCTCATCAAATAGGTACTGTGGCAAATGTAGAATGTCATGAGCACACTATTACTGCGCTTAAACTGGATGACGGAAATACATTAAGCGCAGACTTTTTTATTGATTGCTCGGGGTTTCGAGGGCTTCTTGGCAAACAAGCCCTGTCGCGAAGGTTTACAAGCTATGCCGACACCTTGTTTAACGATGCTGCCGTAGCCATTGCCAGCGACGCAACAGCATCACCAGAAACTGCACTACAAACTCGCTCTATTGCGCTTAGTCACGGCTGGCAGTGGCACATTCCCCTAACTAGTCGCACAGGCAACGGCTATGTGTACAGTTCACAGTTTTGCACTGAAGCCCAAGCAGAAGAAGAACTTAGACTTGCATTAGAACCAGACCAATCCCATCAGCAAGCCCGACATTTGAAAATGACCGTAGGCAGACTAGAAGAACACTGGAAAGGTAATTGTTTATGCATAGGGTTGTCTCAGGGCTTTATTGAACCATTGGAAGCCACCGCACTTATGCTGGTGCAGTACGCACTGCATCACTTTATCGATTGCTGGCAAAGTAACAATCCGCGAAGAGAGGTACGCTATAATTCTGAGATAAACCGAATGTTCGATGGTATTCGGGACTACATTGCTGCTCATTACTATTTAAATACTCGCGACGATTCCGCCTACTGGGTTGCCTGTCGCGAAGACTTAAAGGTGCCGGATACCCTTTCTTATTTGCTGAATGCATGGGACAAAGGCGCCAGCTTTGAACATGCGCTCAATGAAGTAGATAACAAATTGGTTTATTTGCGACCTTCGTGGTACTGCATTTTTGCGGGAATGAAGCGCTTTTCTAATAACACAACGCCACTTGCGCAACCCAACACCCTTGCACTTCGCACTATGCGGCAATCGGTAGAGGGAGCGCATCGAGTAAGGCAACCCTAA
- a CDS encoding LysR family transcriptional regulator, translating to MKQLSLDTLRTFVSVIELGGYAKAGDFLGRSQPAISLQIKKLESQLDRKLFTKVGQRHVPSADGNWLYPKAKELLELNDNIFRSLTPAPLSGRLRLGIPNEFASTLLPGLIGEFSKRYPDVSLEVTSALSRDLLHPSQRDHFDLILALVNPGEQTEGEVVLEDDVVWVGDTAHPLVGNNIPLVLAPDGCMYRSRVIEQLKQQTFAWKISYTNADLGGLVAAIQQGLGVTALAKSSLPANLVALNHPHLPKLGKVNICLFNQDTQHPVISKTLAEFFKVRLTQ from the coding sequence ATGAAGCAGCTTTCCCTTGATACCTTACGCACCTTCGTTAGCGTTATTGAGCTTGGTGGCTACGCTAAAGCGGGCGATTTTTTGGGCCGTTCTCAACCGGCAATAAGCCTACAAATTAAAAAGCTAGAGTCGCAGTTAGACCGCAAGCTATTTACTAAAGTTGGGCAACGGCATGTACCTAGCGCCGACGGCAATTGGCTGTACCCAAAGGCGAAAGAACTGCTAGAGCTTAACGATAACATCTTTCGCAGCTTAACCCCTGCCCCGCTAAGCGGTCGCTTGCGTCTTGGCATTCCCAATGAATTTGCTTCTACATTATTGCCGGGTCTAATTGGCGAATTTTCAAAGCGCTATCCCGATGTATCACTTGAAGTGACCTCTGCTTTAAGTCGTGATTTGCTGCACCCGTCGCAGCGCGATCATTTCGATTTGATTTTGGCGTTGGTTAACCCGGGCGAACAGACAGAAGGCGAAGTAGTGTTAGAAGATGACGTGGTTTGGGTTGGCGACACGGCTCATCCATTAGTTGGCAACAATATTCCTTTGGTGCTTGCTCCCGACGGTTGTATGTATCGAAGCCGCGTTATTGAGCAATTAAAGCAACAAACCTTTGCATGGAAAATCAGCTATACCAATGCAGATTTAGGCGGGCTGGTTGCCGCCATTCAACAGGGGCTAGGCGTGACAGCTCTAGCAAAATCTAGCTTACCGGCAAACCTAGTAGCGCTAAACCACCCGCACCTGCCCAAATTAGGCAAGGTGAATATTTGCCTGTTCAATCAAGATACACAGCACCCAGTGATCAGTAAAACCCTGGCCGAATTCTTTAAAGTGAGGCTAACCCAATAA
- a CDS encoding exopolyphosphatase, protein MPERKFRLVTRSDFDGLVCAVLLKDLDLIDDILFVHPKDMQDGKIDITENDITTNLPYVAGCHIAFDHHLSETVRNSGDIDNHIIDPKAPSAARVVYDYYGGADKFPNISVNMMDAVDKGDSAQFSEEEILEPTDWVLMNFIMDARTGLGRFRDFKISNYQLMMKLIDACKDHSIEEILQMEDVAERVSLYHEHNEMAKAQIAKCSTVYDNLVVLDLTDQETIYATNRFVIYAMYPDCNISIHKMWGLKKQNVVFAIGKSITNRSSKTNVGELCLKYGGGGHMNAGTCQVETSKAETVLGELIETITSDG, encoded by the coding sequence ATGCCTGAAAGAAAATTTAGATTGGTTACGCGAAGTGATTTCGATGGACTGGTATGTGCGGTTTTATTGAAAGATTTAGACTTAATTGACGATATTTTGTTTGTTCATCCAAAAGACATGCAAGACGGTAAAATTGATATTACCGAGAATGATATCACCACTAACCTGCCTTACGTTGCGGGTTGCCATATTGCCTTCGACCATCACTTAAGCGAAACAGTGCGTAACTCAGGCGATATTGATAATCACATCATAGACCCGAAAGCGCCGTCGGCGGCGCGCGTTGTTTACGACTATTACGGTGGTGCAGATAAATTTCCTAATATCTCAGTAAATATGATGGATGCAGTAGATAAAGGAGACTCTGCACAGTTTAGCGAAGAAGAAATCCTTGAGCCCACAGATTGGGTGCTCATGAATTTCATTATGGATGCGCGAACTGGGCTTGGTCGTTTCAGAGATTTCAAAATCTCTAACTATCAGCTAATGATGAAGCTAATAGATGCGTGCAAAGACCACAGCATTGAAGAAATACTGCAAATGGAAGACGTGGCCGAGCGCGTGAGTTTGTACCACGAGCACAATGAAATGGCGAAGGCGCAAATTGCCAAGTGTTCTACCGTATACGACAACTTAGTTGTGCTTGATTTAACCGACCAAGAAACCATTTACGCGACAAACCGGTTTGTTATTTATGCCATGTACCCCGACTGCAATATCTCTATTCACAAGATGTGGGGGCTGAAAAAGCAAAACGTGGTATTTGCTATTGGTAAATCCATTACTAATCGTAGTTCAAAAACCAATGTGGGAGAGTTGTGCTTGAAGTATGGCGGCGGTGGTCACATGAACGCAGGTACATGTCAGGTTGAAACCAGCAAAGCCGAAACTGTACTCGGCGAGCTTATCGAAACCATCACGAGTGATGGCTAA
- a CDS encoding M24 family metallopeptidase, with the protein MDKRHFLKLAGASFALAPVASMAAINQTNATDTNGFSGLSDITANAKPITVEERKARIEKAQSLMKAQDIAAILVEPGAAMDYFSGIKWWRSERLTALVIPQKGDMAVVTPFFEKPSVLESLAIGDDVRVWQEHESPFDVVANILKSRGITSGNIGFESSVRYFVVTGVSRALPNINIVPAEPITLGCRMYKTASELALMHKANEVTLRAYEFVFSNLKLGMSQQDVKSLMNTAQQHLGGSGTWCLALFNDASAYPHGTNAAQTIKEGSVILLDSGCSVHGYQSDISRTLVFGKASQKVQDVWHTVREGQNVAFAAAKIGEPAGTVDDAVRQFYASKGYSKDYALPGLSHRTGHGIGMEGHESVNFVRGENTPLRKGMCFSNEPGIYIPGEFGVRLEDCLYMTETGPAYFTEPPESLAKPLGKLLNLKS; encoded by the coding sequence ATGGATAAGCGACATTTCTTGAAATTAGCGGGCGCTAGCTTTGCGCTTGCTCCTGTGGCTTCTATGGCTGCAATTAATCAAACCAATGCAACAGACACTAACGGTTTTAGCGGGCTAAGTGATATCACCGCAAATGCGAAGCCGATTACCGTAGAAGAGCGCAAAGCGCGTATTGAAAAAGCGCAGTCGCTTATGAAAGCCCAAGACATTGCGGCGATTCTGGTCGAGCCTGGCGCTGCAATGGATTATTTTTCAGGGATTAAATGGTGGCGTAGCGAGCGCTTGACCGCGCTGGTTATCCCTCAAAAAGGTGACATGGCGGTGGTAACGCCATTTTTCGAAAAGCCAAGTGTGCTTGAGTCGTTAGCTATAGGCGATGATGTAAGAGTGTGGCAAGAGCATGAAAGCCCGTTTGATGTCGTAGCCAATATTTTAAAATCGCGCGGTATAACAAGCGGCAATATCGGCTTTGAAAGCAGCGTACGCTACTTTGTAGTTACTGGAGTCAGCCGAGCGCTGCCAAACATTAATATCGTTCCCGCCGAGCCAATTACACTGGGTTGTCGCATGTATAAAACTGCGAGTGAACTGGCACTTATGCATAAGGCCAATGAAGTTACTCTACGTGCTTACGAGTTTGTTTTTAGTAACCTAAAGCTTGGCATGAGTCAGCAGGATGTAAAAAGTTTGATGAACACCGCACAGCAGCACTTAGGCGGCAGCGGTACATGGTGTTTGGCGCTGTTTAACGATGCAAGTGCTTATCCTCATGGCACAAATGCAGCACAAACTATCAAAGAAGGTTCGGTGATCTTGCTAGACAGCGGTTGCAGTGTGCACGGTTACCAAAGCGACATAAGTCGTACTTTGGTATTTGGCAAGGCGTCTCAGAAAGTTCAGGACGTGTGGCACACAGTAAGGGAAGGGCAGAACGTAGCATTTGCCGCAGCTAAAATTGGTGAACCAGCAGGAACAGTGGATGATGCAGTGCGCCAATTCTACGCCAGCAAAGGGTACAGCAAAGACTATGCATTGCCTGGGCTAAGTCACAGAACAGGTCACGGTATCGGCATGGAAGGACACGAGAGTGTTAACTTTGTGCGTGGTGAAAATACGCCACTTAGAAAAGGCATGTGCTTTTCTAATGAGCCAGGTATCTATATTCCGGGTGAATTTGGTGTGCGCTTAGAAGACTGTTTGTATATGACTGAAACGGGCCCCGCTTACTTTACCGAACCGCCTGAAAGTTTGGCTAAGCCGCTGGGTAAATTACTGAATTTAAAAAGCTAA
- a CDS encoding DMT family transporter — MSWILFTLGAVILQTVRNALQSKLSGAVNTSGVTLSRFILAPPIALVYLLILYSGSASQVPEFSGSFIAVVLCASLLQIAATSLMVILFKQKNFAIGAGLAKSEALVAGVVGMLFFGSYLTPLGWAGIVIGAIAVFVLSSGNRLHGISVKTMVIGLACGTCFALTSLLVREASHMLNVQHTVAAAWVLLWVLCVQTISLSGYIALTKPFVFRQLTNAKKQVLAISTVSCLGSICWFTAMALQHVALVKTLGQLEVLLTLVLSHYWLKNAVTKREIAGLLLIGLAAIFVMWA, encoded by the coding sequence ATGAGTTGGATTTTATTCACATTGGGCGCGGTTATTTTGCAAACCGTGCGCAATGCGCTGCAGAGCAAATTGAGCGGCGCAGTTAACACCTCTGGGGTAACGCTCTCTCGCTTTATCTTGGCTCCCCCAATAGCGCTTGTTTATTTACTCATTCTCTACAGCGGAAGCGCCAGTCAAGTGCCTGAGTTCTCAGGCTCTTTTATTGCAGTGGTACTGTGTGCTTCGCTACTTCAAATAGCGGCCACTTCTTTAATGGTGATTTTGTTCAAGCAGAAGAATTTTGCCATTGGCGCAGGCCTTGCTAAGAGTGAGGCCTTGGTGGCCGGCGTTGTAGGCATGCTCTTTTTCGGAAGTTATTTAACGCCCCTTGGGTGGGCGGGCATAGTAATAGGCGCAATAGCAGTATTTGTGTTAAGCAGCGGCAATCGGCTCCATGGCATTAGTGTGAAAACCATGGTTATAGGTCTTGCCTGCGGTACCTGTTTTGCGCTTACATCACTGTTGGTGCGCGAGGCTAGCCATATGCTAAATGTTCAGCATACAGTGGCTGCTGCTTGGGTGTTGTTATGGGTGCTATGTGTACAAACGATAAGTTTAAGTGGTTATATTGCGCTAACTAAACCCTTCGTGTTCAGACAGCTAACCAACGCTAAAAAGCAGGTGCTAGCGATTAGCACGGTAAGCTGTTTGGGCTCAATTTGTTGGTTCACGGCCATGGCATTACAACATGTGGCGCTGGTAAAAACGCTTGGGCAGTTAGAGGTGTTGCTTACCTTGGTACTTTCACATTACTGGCTAAAAAATGCAGTCACAAAACGCGAAATTGCTGGCTTACTTCTTATTGGGCTTGCCGCAATCTTTGTTATGTGGGCATAA
- a CDS encoding M28 family metallopeptidase, whose product MTLSNASIDLDVYRQHVKTLASDEFEGRGPLSKGEEKTVDYLVTQYKKLGLKPAFGDSYTQAVPLAKITPKNISSLKIGGLDFSAGSEFTARTQRIVNDYSLTNSDVIFVGYGINAPEYNWNDYADLDVKGKTVVMLVNDPGFASKDPELFQGNAMTYYGRWTYKYEEAARQGAEAVFIIHETMPAGYGWGVVENSNSNTKFSLVDDDNNASQVGVMGWLHLNAARQLFEKVGMDYGELKDKASKPGFMPIALNTKASLGFTNTIERAESQNVAGILEGTDKPEEWVMLHAHWDHLGKVEKNGQTTIYNGAVDNASGVAGVITLADALSKREEGFARTLMFSAFTAEETGLLGADYFANNPPVPTSNMVAFLNIDGMNVNDDVDYILQYGESYLSIEDDLATAAALQGRTVKMDPRPQNGLFFRSDHFALAKQGVPSILFMSLGDTDPSFIAKRYHKADDDYLPSWTLGGVQQDLSLIGSMLNYYAQGDVWPYWKRDSDFKDKRTQAMEVKKAK is encoded by the coding sequence ATGACGCTGAGTAATGCCTCCATCGATTTGGACGTTTATCGTCAGCACGTTAAAACACTGGCAAGCGATGAGTTTGAAGGGCGAGGGCCTTTATCGAAAGGGGAAGAGAAAACAGTCGATTACTTGGTAACCCAATACAAAAAGCTAGGGTTGAAGCCAGCCTTTGGCGATAGCTACACCCAAGCTGTGCCTTTAGCTAAAATAACGCCTAAGAACATTTCATCGTTAAAAATAGGCGGGCTTGATTTTAGCGCAGGCAGCGAGTTTACCGCCCGTACTCAGCGCATTGTTAATGACTACTCACTTACCAATAGTGATGTAATTTTTGTGGGTTATGGCATTAATGCCCCAGAGTACAATTGGAATGATTACGCAGACCTTGATGTAAAAGGAAAAACCGTTGTAATGCTGGTAAACGACCCGGGTTTCGCTTCTAAAGATCCAGAGCTTTTTCAGGGCAACGCAATGACCTATTACGGTCGTTGGACATATAAGTACGAAGAAGCAGCCAGGCAGGGGGCAGAAGCGGTTTTCATTATTCATGAAACCATGCCTGCGGGTTACGGGTGGGGCGTAGTCGAAAACTCAAATTCCAATACCAAATTCAGTTTAGTCGACGACGACAACAATGCTTCACAAGTCGGCGTAATGGGTTGGCTTCATTTAAATGCCGCAAGACAGCTATTTGAAAAAGTGGGTATGGACTATGGCGAGCTTAAAGACAAAGCTTCAAAGCCAGGGTTTATGCCCATCGCGCTAAACACAAAAGCATCATTGGGTTTCACCAATACTATTGAGCGTGCCGAGTCGCAAAATGTTGCAGGCATTTTAGAAGGTACAGATAAGCCAGAAGAATGGGTAATGCTTCACGCTCACTGGGACCACCTAGGCAAAGTTGAGAAGAACGGCCAAACCACTATTTACAATGGTGCGGTAGACAATGCGTCAGGCGTAGCAGGTGTAATTACATTGGCAGATGCGCTTTCAAAACGCGAAGAGGGCTTTGCACGTACACTAATGTTTAGTGCTTTTACCGCCGAGGAAACAGGGCTACTCGGTGCCGATTATTTTGCAAATAACCCGCCGGTACCAACATCGAACATGGTGGCTTTTTTAAATATCGACGGCATGAATGTAAACGATGATGTTGATTACATTTTGCAGTACGGCGAAAGTTATTTATCTATTGAAGACGATTTAGCGACAGCTGCCGCATTACAAGGACGAACGGTTAAAATGGATCCGAGACCTCAAAATGGACTGTTCTTCCGCTCAGATCACTTCGCGCTTGCTAAGCAGGGCGTACCTTCAATTTTGTTCATGAGCTTAGGCGATACCGACCCTAGCTTTATCGCCAAACGCTACCATAAAGCAGATGATGACTACCTTCCAAGCTGGACATTAGGTGGCGTGCAACAAGACCTCTCACTTATCGGCTCTATGCTGAACTATTACGCCCAAGGCGACGTGTGGCCATACTGGAAACGCGACTCTGATTTTAAAGACAAGCGCACACAGGCAATGGAAGTGAAAAAGGCAAAGTAA
- a CDS encoding FAD-dependent 2-octaprenylphenol hydroxylase, translating into MQHVDIAIVGGGIVGLTLAAALKHSELSIAIVDKAACYQTLDEKPTARVSAINQANIKALQQFDVWSHLQQDRANPYTDMHVWDKDSFGDIHFSCDEMGSDALGVIVENQALVNALSKSVEAQPNVELITAGIDRVLAGPNQTMLMLDNDDVLSCRLLVGADGANSFVRKQAGLPITFKDYEHTAIVANIKTVEPHNNVARQAFTPTGPLALLPMSEPNVCSIVWSQTPEQANLLMALDDAAFCNALTAASNSVLGTISLETKRAAFPLTMRYARQWAKDGVVLVGDAAHTIHPLAGQGANLGMQDALALAETLNSLKASGKDIGLYKHLRSYERSRKTEATKMIAAMDGFKFLFDGDDPLKKLVRGIGLSATDKLSTIKTAFVSHAMGL; encoded by the coding sequence ATGCAGCATGTTGATATAGCGATAGTGGGCGGCGGAATTGTAGGGCTAACCCTTGCAGCGGCGCTTAAACACAGTGAATTGAGCATAGCAATAGTCGATAAAGCGGCGTGTTATCAGACTCTGGACGAGAAGCCAACGGCGAGAGTGAGTGCCATAAACCAGGCTAATATTAAAGCGCTTCAACAGTTTGATGTGTGGTCGCATTTGCAGCAAGACCGCGCCAACCCTTACACCGACATGCATGTATGGGACAAAGACAGTTTTGGCGACATTCACTTTTCATGCGATGAAATGGGCAGTGATGCGCTTGGCGTGATTGTAGAGAATCAGGCTTTAGTCAATGCACTGTCTAAATCTGTGGAAGCGCAGCCTAATGTGGAGTTGATCACTGCGGGTATTGATAGAGTATTAGCTGGCCCAAACCAAACCATGCTGATGCTTGATAATGATGACGTGCTAAGCTGCAGGTTGTTAGTAGGCGCCGATGGCGCAAATTCGTTTGTGAGAAAGCAGGCTGGCTTGCCAATTACATTTAAAGACTACGAGCATACGGCGATTGTCGCTAATATCAAAACGGTAGAGCCGCATAATAATGTGGCGAGACAAGCGTTCACACCCACGGGACCGCTCGCGCTACTGCCTATGTCTGAGCCAAATGTATGTTCTATTGTATGGTCGCAAACGCCAGAGCAAGCGAACTTATTAATGGCATTGGATGACGCTGCGTTCTGCAATGCGTTAACTGCGGCTAGTAATAGCGTTCTAGGCACTATTTCGCTTGAAACCAAGCGCGCCGCTTTCCCGTTGACCATGCGTTATGCACGCCAGTGGGCGAAAGACGGTGTGGTGCTGGTAGGCGATGCAGCGCATACCATTCACCCGCTTGCAGGGCAGGGCGCTAACTTGGGAATGCAAGATGCGCTCGCATTGGCTGAAACCCTAAACAGCTTAAAGGCGTCGGGTAAAGACATAGGTTTGTACAAGCACTTACGCAGCTACGAACGAAGCCGTAAAACAGAAGCCACGAAAATGATTGCCGCAATGGACGGCTTTAAATTCTTATTCGACGGCGACGACCCACTCAAAAAGTTGGTCAGAGGAATTGGTCTTTCAGCCACAGACAAACTCAGCACCATTAAAACCGCCTTCGTCAGCCACGCCATGGGCCTATAA
- a CDS encoding FAD-dependent monooxygenase: MESAAAVDVVIIGGGIVGTVLAKALAEKVFPANSSGLSVTLIDAADPEQTSKSLVDFNPFTDTRVIALARRTVEELSHMGLNLDDVAKQHNGELPPQIKYIEVSDKGHLGLLNLQSSDYHIDAFGQVVSLSALTRLAAGAASSYQYIAPAKVTNVKQQCNFVEVQLDNGQSLTTKLLVLADGGRSGLADQVGISKTVNDYHQTAIVFNVHTQLPHENRAYERFTQNGPLAFLPFDSEIDDIKASGNGFSVVWTVDTDAAKSLMALNQRAFIKALQEAFGYRQGKVLRVSELASYPLALTKAQQVASHRTVVVGNAAQALHPIAGQGFNLGLRDLSTLVSVLQASAEKHGEHNSCEEKNNTIASANFDAGAFSITQHYANSRKNDRDNTIALTDTLVRTFSNQYYPTVIGRNVSLLALSMMPQAKKAFVKHTTGYGETPLRKRDNNAAC, from the coding sequence GTATTGTCGGTACTGTATTAGCCAAAGCACTCGCAGAGAAAGTATTTCCTGCAAACAGCTCTGGCTTATCTGTCACCCTAATTGATGCGGCTGACCCAGAGCAAACCAGTAAAAGTTTAGTCGACTTCAACCCTTTTACCGACACCCGAGTGATTGCCTTGGCAAGACGTACTGTTGAAGAACTGTCTCACATGGGGCTAAACCTTGACGATGTAGCTAAGCAGCATAACGGTGAGTTACCTCCTCAAATTAAGTACATTGAGGTTAGCGACAAAGGGCACTTGGGGCTTTTAAACCTTCAAAGCAGTGACTACCACATTGACGCGTTCGGCCAGGTGGTGAGCTTAAGCGCACTAACGCGATTGGCGGCAGGTGCAGCCTCAAGCTACCAATATATCGCACCTGCCAAGGTAACAAACGTAAAACAGCAGTGCAATTTTGTAGAGGTGCAGCTAGATAATGGGCAATCGCTTACCACAAAGTTGCTGGTACTGGCCGATGGCGGTCGCTCAGGATTAGCTGACCAGGTTGGCATTTCAAAAACAGTCAATGATTATCATCAAACGGCCATTGTCTTTAACGTTCACACTCAGCTCCCTCATGAAAACAGAGCTTACGAGCGTTTCACCCAAAATGGCCCGTTAGCGTTCCTGCCTTTCGACAGTGAAATCGATGATATCAAGGCTAGTGGAAACGGCTTTTCAGTTGTATGGACTGTAGATACTGACGCCGCAAAGTCGTTAATGGCATTAAATCAACGCGCATTTATCAAGGCCCTACAGGAAGCATTTGGCTATCGACAGGGCAAAGTACTGAGAGTCAGTGAGTTGGCAAGTTACCCGTTAGCGCTTACTAAGGCGCAGCAAGTTGCTAGTCATCGCACCGTGGTGGTAGGCAATGCGGCACAGGCGCTACATCCTATTGCAGGGCAAGGCTTCAATCTAGGCTTACGCGACTTAAGTACTTTAGTGTCTGTGCTGCAAGCGTCAGCGGAAAAGCACGGCGAGCATAATTCATGCGAAGAGAAAAACAATACAATCGCATCCGCTAATTTCGATGCAGGTGCTTTTAGTATTACTCAGCATTACGCCAATTCGCGTAAGAATGACAGGGACAACACGATAGCCCTGACCGATACGCTAGTTCGCACCTTTTCAAACCAGTATTATCCAACGGTAATTGGGCGTAATGTGTCGTTATTGGCATTAAGCATGATGCCCCAAGCGAAAAAAGCGTTTGTTAAACACACGACGGGCTATGGCGAAACACCACTAAGAAAAAGAGATAACAATGCAGCATGTTGA